Sequence from the Fusobacterium periodonticum 1_1_41FAA genome:
GTATGTGCAGAAACGATAACCCCTGTAGTTCCACAAGCTTTTGATAATTCTTCAACAGCCATAGCATACATTAAGTTGTCTCCACCTGCTCCTCCGTATTGTTTAGGTATAGGGATACCCATTATTCCAATCTTAGCCATCTTTTCAACAGTTTCCATTGGAAATCTTTCATTTTCATCTACCTCAGCAGCGATAGGTTTTACTTCTTTTTCAACAAATTCTCTTATCATTTGTCTAAAAAGTTCATGTGTTTTAGGTACATTAAATTCCATTATTTTCCTCCTCTTATGGATTTTATTAAAACTTTATTATAATTTTATCGTTAATTCATACTTATGTCAAGAACTTTATGTTTTATTCTTTTTATTTTTTATTTAATAAAGCAGATTGTATTTTTATTGTACTATTTTTTTAAAGTATCCTAATTTTATTAGATATGTTATAATAATAAAATTGAAGGAGTGATTTTAAAATTATGAATAAAAAACTTGAGAGTCTTATTCCACTGTTAAATAAAAACTTAAAAATAATTCAAAGAAGTGACTATTTTAACTTCTCAATTGATTCTTTACTTATCTCTGAATTTGTTAACCTTACAAAAAACACCAAAAAAATTTTAGATATAGGAACAGGAAATGCTGTTATCCCACTTTTTCTTTCTAAAAGAACTTCAGCTAAAATTTATGGTGTTGAAATACAAGAAATATCATATCAACTTGCTTTAAGAAATATTAACATTAATAATTTAAATGAACAAATATATATAATATATGATAACATAAAAAATTATTTAAAATATTTCACTATTGGCTCGTTTGATATAGTTTTGTCTAATCCACCTTTTTTTAAAGTGACTGAAAATAAAGAACTATTAAATGACTTAGAACAATTATCTATTGCCAGACATGAAATTGAATTAAATTTAGATGAGCTAATTGAAATATCATCTAAACTTGTTAAAGATAGAGGTTATTTTTATTTAGTACATAGAGCAGACAGATTATCTGAAATACTTGTTACATTACAAAAATATAATTTTGAAGCAAAAAAAATAAAATTTTGTTATACAACTAAGCAGAAAAATGCTAAAATAGTGCTTATAGAAGCAATTAAAAATGGAAAAGTCGGCTTAACTATTCTTCCACCTTTAGTCATTAATAAAGATAATGGAGAATATACTGATGAAGTTTTAAAAATGTTTGAATAATGAGGGAAACTATGCAAAATGATGCTTTTATTATAAAAGTACTTTCAACCGCCAATACTATTGGAAAAATTTTACTGACAAG
This genomic interval carries:
- a CDS encoding tRNA1(Val) (adenine(37)-N6)-methyltransferase, whose protein sequence is MNKKLESLIPLLNKNLKIIQRSDYFNFSIDSLLISEFVNLTKNTKKILDIGTGNAVIPLFLSKRTSAKIYGVEIQEISYQLALRNININNLNEQIYIIYDNIKNYLKYFTIGSFDIVLSNPPFFKVTENKELLNDLEQLSIARHEIELNLDELIEISSKLVKDRGYFYLVHRADRLSEILVTLQKYNFEAKKIKFCYTTKQKNAKIVLIEAIKNGKVGLTILPPLVINKDNGEYTDEVLKMFE